A region from the Medicago truncatula cultivar Jemalong A17 chromosome 6, MtrunA17r5.0-ANR, whole genome shotgun sequence genome encodes:
- the LOC112422891 gene encoding uncharacterized protein Mb2253c yields the protein MSRGNQRFCNLMFDGASSGNPGPAGAGAVLYDEDWCLLYRFREGLGYQTNNAAEYRALILGLNQAIYKGYRNISVHGDSLLVVNQFLGIWKINNPRLRNLCDEALELADNFHSLQIQHIPRECNTEADAQANRAIYLRDGQVEEDRYI from the exons ATGAGCCGTGGAAACCAG CGTTTTTGTAACCTTATGTTTGATGGTGCATCAAGTGGGAATCCGGGACCAGCTGGTGCAGGAGCTGTACTATATGATGAAGATTGGTGTCTG CTCTATCGATTCCGTGAAGGACTGGGCTATCAAACAAATAACGCTGCTGAGTATCGTGCTTTAATTTTGGGACTTAATCAAGCAATCTATAAAGGATATAGGAACATCAGTGTGCATGGAGACTCCTTGCTTGTTGTCAATCAG TTTCTGGGTATATGGAAAATCAACAACCCGCGTTTAAGGAACTTATGCGATGAGGCTTTGGAGCTAGCAGATAACTTTCACTCACTCCAGATTCAACACATTCCTAGG gaATGTAACACTGAAGCTGATGCTCAAGCAAACCGGGCCATTTATCTCCGAG aTGGTCAAGTTGAAGAAGATCGATATATCTGA
- the LOC112422662 gene encoding uncharacterized protein Mb2253c-like — protein sequence MSRGNQRSCILEFDGASIGNPGPAGAGAILYAEDGRPLYRFREGLGYQTNNVAEYRALILGLKQAINKGFKNISVQGDSNLVINQFLGSWKINNQYLWNLCNEALQLKESFHSFSIQHIPREFNTGADAQANRAINLREGQVEEDAYC from the exons ATGAGCCGTGGAAACCAG CGTTCTTGTATCCTCGAGTTTGATGGTGCATCGATTGGAAATCCTGGACCAGCTGGTGCAGGAGCTATTCTGTATGCGGAAGATGGGAGACCG CTCTATCGATTCCGTGAAGGACTGGGCTATCAAACAAATAACGTTGCTGAGTACCGCGCTTTGATATTGGGACTGAAACAAGCTATCAATAAAGGATTTAAGAACATCAGTGTGCAAGGAGACTCCAACCTTGTTATCAATCAG TTTCTGGGTTCATGGAAAATCAACAACCAGTATTTATGGAACTTGTGCAATGAGGCTTTGCAGCTGAAGGAAAGCTTTCACTCATTCAGCATCCAACACATTCCTAGG gAATTTAACACTGGAGCTGATGCTCAAGCAAACCGGGCTATCAATCTTCGAG aGGGTCAAGTTGAAGAAGATGCGTATTGTTGA
- the LOC120580954 gene encoding uncharacterized protein Mb2253c-like, whose translation MSLGNHREGLCIVRFDGASGGNPGPAGAGAVLYAEDGRLLFRFREGLGCQKNSSAEYRALILGLKQAIYKRFRNITVQGDSIHVINQFLGSWKISNPNLLSLCDDALQLRECFHSFNIQHIPTEYNTEVNAQANRAIYLRG comes from the exons ATGAGCCTTGGAAACCATAGAGAG GGTTTGTGTATCGTTCGGTTTGATGGTGCATCAGGTGGAAATCCTGGACCAGCTGGTGCAGGAGCTGTTCTGTATGCGGAAGATGGGAGACTG CTCTTTCGATTTCGTGAAGGACTAGGTTGTCAAAAAAATAGTTCTGCTGAGTATCGCGCTTTAATTTTGGGTCTAAAGCAAGCAATCTATAAAAGATTTAGGAACATCACTGTGCAAGGAGACTCCATACATGTTATCAACCAG TTTTTGGGTTCATGGAAAATCAGCAACCCGAATTTATTGAGCTTGTGTGATGATGCTTTGCAGCTAAGGGAATGCTTTCACTCATTCAACATCCAACACATTCCTACG GAATATAACACTGAAGTTAATGCTCAAGCAAACCGGGCTATCTATCTTCGTGGTTAG